One part of the Nostoc sp. PCC 7120 = FACHB-418 genome encodes these proteins:
- a CDS encoding polysaccharide pyruvyl transferase family protein, giving the protein MKLYYCKYPEGRQNFGDALNPWLWEKLIPGILDDDANCAFVGIGTLINDALPRRTPQAKLRVIFSTGAGYEKATPVIDESYHIYCVRGPISAEKLGLSSDLAVTDGALLLRKLIDHSSVPKKYKFSYMPHYNFAGDGWQRVCDQLGFGYISPAWEIEDILTRIRQTEVLVCEAMHGAIVADTLRVPWIPVSTHPSILPLKWQDWCASMKLEYQSYSLSHFYQPRFSTGGWANNKTTNKLDNLLTPARKLQDWLRQQKTARELSSLVKVAKPHLSSDARIEEMLSRLEGCLEQFKLDFAQGKFKI; this is encoded by the coding sequence ATGAAACTTTACTATTGCAAGTATCCAGAAGGTAGGCAAAATTTTGGAGATGCGCTGAATCCTTGGTTGTGGGAAAAACTGATTCCTGGAATCTTAGATGATGATGCCAATTGCGCTTTTGTGGGAATTGGAACGCTCATTAACGACGCACTCCCACGCCGTACCCCCCAGGCAAAATTGCGAGTTATTTTTAGCACAGGCGCAGGCTACGAAAAAGCTACCCCTGTGATTGATGAGTCTTACCATATCTACTGTGTACGAGGGCCAATCTCAGCAGAAAAACTGGGTTTGAGTAGCGATTTAGCGGTTACAGATGGCGCACTCTTGCTACGTAAATTAATAGATCACAGTTCCGTTCCCAAAAAATATAAATTCTCCTATATGCCTCACTATAATTTTGCGGGAGATGGTTGGCAGAGAGTTTGTGATCAATTGGGTTTTGGCTACATCAGTCCAGCTTGGGAAATTGAAGATATTTTGACACGCATTCGTCAAACAGAAGTTCTGGTTTGTGAAGCCATGCACGGAGCGATTGTTGCAGATACCCTACGAGTACCGTGGATTCCAGTCAGCACCCATCCCTCGATTCTGCCCCTCAAGTGGCAAGATTGGTGTGCTTCTATGAAACTTGAGTATCAGTCTTACTCCCTGAGTCACTTTTATCAACCCCGTTTTTCTACAGGTGGATGGGCGAATAACAAGACTACTAATAAGTTAGATAATCTCCTGACTCCAGCCCGAAAATTGCAGGACTGGCTACGACAGCAAAAAACCGCACGGGAACTGTCTAGTTTAGTGAAAGTAGCCAAACCTCACCTGAGCAGCGATGCTCGGATTGAAGAGATGTTATCCCGATTAGAAGGCTGTTTGGAGCAGTTTAAACTGGATTTTGCTCAAGGTAAGTTCAAGATTTAA
- a CDS encoding CCA tRNA nucleotidyltransferase, whose translation MSGFVPSTLASENWPFSLEWLPQPAYMVGGAVRDAMLGRSREYLDLDFVIPSDAVKVARTIAHRYQAGFVLLDPVRRIARVVFPQATADFAQQEGDSLETDLHRRDFTVNAIAYNPHTQEIIDPLNGYADLQAGVLRMIAKANLKDDPLRLLRAYRQAAQLGFTIEPTTQAAIRDLASHLCQVAAERVRVEIGYLLASPQGHTWMAIAENDGLLKQFFPNTTPESFRKLAVVDEVADLLAKQWPQLGVELQGYVRETVKTTWLSIAKLACLVHPDPSVAEIELQKLTYSRAEIRAVTTAVKLFPQLKTANTLREQYFVFQEAGMVFAAIAVLALVQDILVEAMSGDNRLSAYSPLITRYLNPDDLVAHPTQLVSGKNLMIALDLPPSPLVGELLTEIAIARIEGKVTTTEAAIAFARQLLEG comes from the coding sequence ATGTCTGGATTTGTTCCTTCTACCCTAGCATCTGAAAATTGGCCTTTTAGCCTGGAATGGTTGCCACAACCTGCTTATATGGTTGGTGGTGCGGTGCGGGATGCCATGCTAGGTAGAAGTCGAGAATATCTGGATCTAGATTTTGTGATACCATCGGACGCTGTGAAAGTAGCTAGAACGATCGCTCATCGTTACCAAGCTGGTTTTGTTTTACTCGATCCGGTGCGGCGAATTGCGCGGGTGGTATTTCCCCAGGCTACAGCCGACTTTGCTCAACAGGAAGGGGATAGTTTAGAGACTGATCTGCATAGAAGGGATTTTACAGTTAATGCGATCGCCTACAATCCCCACACCCAAGAAATCATCGACCCCCTCAACGGTTATGCTGACTTACAGGCGGGTGTGTTGCGGATGATAGCCAAAGCTAACCTCAAAGACGACCCTTTACGTTTATTACGAGCTTACCGCCAAGCCGCTCAACTAGGCTTTACTATTGAACCGACAACCCAAGCCGCTATTCGTGATTTAGCATCACATCTGTGTCAAGTCGCCGCCGAACGAGTGCGAGTAGAAATTGGCTATTTACTTGCTAGTCCTCAAGGTCATACTTGGATGGCAATTGCTGAGAATGATGGTTTACTCAAGCAATTCTTCCCAAATACCACACCTGAAAGCTTTCGTAAATTAGCGGTAGTTGATGAAGTCGCTGATTTATTGGCAAAACAGTGGCCGCAACTAGGTGTGGAACTGCAAGGATACGTCCGGGAAACAGTAAAAACCACTTGGCTAAGTATTGCCAAACTCGCTTGTCTAGTCCACCCTGATCCAAGTGTTGCAGAAATCGAGCTGCAAAAACTCACCTACAGTCGCGCCGAGATTCGCGCTGTAACTACGGCTGTGAAACTATTTCCCCAGCTAAAAACAGCTAATACCTTGCGAGAACAGTACTTTGTGTTTCAAGAAGCAGGTATGGTATTTGCAGCGATCGCTGTTTTAGCTTTAGTACAAGATATCCTGGTAGAGGCGATGTCTGGCGACAATCGGCTATCCGCTTACTCTCCATTGATCACCCGCTACCTTAACCCTGATGATCTGGTCGCTCATCCCACTCAGCTAGTAAGTGGTAAAAATCTAATGATAGCACTCGATCTTCCCCCCTCGCCACTGGTGGGAGAATTACTAACAGAGATTGCGATCGCCAGAATTGAGGGGAAAGTGACAACAACAGAAGCAGCGATCGCCTTTGCTAGACAGCTACTTGAAGGTTAG
- a CDS encoding Ycf34 family protein, giving the protein MCICVNCHYVDRCVTYNAVEAQHQQPHLTETPDFDPNEPSINVNIRTKDDVIEMEWDVVGCLSFKSEMGKWSKLRPGELVPT; this is encoded by the coding sequence ATGTGTATTTGCGTAAACTGCCACTATGTAGACCGTTGTGTAACTTATAATGCCGTAGAAGCACAACACCAACAACCCCATTTAACTGAAACCCCAGATTTTGACCCTAATGAACCCTCCATCAACGTTAACATTCGCACCAAAGATGATGTGATTGAAATGGAATGGGATGTTGTTGGTTGTCTCAGCTTTAAGTCAGAAATGGGCAAGTGGTCGAAGTTGCGTCCGGGTGAGTTAGTCCCGACTTGA
- the tsaB gene encoding tRNA (adenosine(37)-N6)-threonylcarbamoyltransferase complex dimerization subunit type 1 TsaB: MTTQIEDLKSTKYGLSLHTTTPELGLAISNFAGETRSQVWNLGRDLSSYIHQYLVEFIAPQTWADLAFIAVAKGPGGYTGTRIGVVLARTLGQQLNIPVFAISTLAAVAWAEVGKNQQTKALAVEMPAQRGQIFGAIYQSSLHGNELTTLLPDTVFTPQAWQEILANWQSDYQLVEAKVDLAATVTSILELANLEWQQGKRPNWSEALPYYGQHPVDV; this comes from the coding sequence TTGACTACGCAAATAGAAGACCTCAAATCAACAAAATACGGTTTATCCCTCCACACTACTACCCCAGAATTGGGGCTAGCAATTAGTAACTTTGCTGGCGAAACTCGCTCCCAAGTGTGGAATTTAGGGCGAGATTTATCTAGTTATATACATCAATATTTAGTAGAATTTATCGCCCCCCAAACTTGGGCAGACTTGGCTTTTATTGCAGTTGCCAAAGGGCCTGGAGGTTATACGGGAACTCGTATTGGTGTTGTCCTGGCTCGCACTTTAGGGCAACAGTTAAATATTCCTGTGTTTGCAATTTCTACCTTAGCCGCAGTGGCTTGGGCAGAAGTCGGTAAAAATCAACAAACAAAAGCTCTTGCAGTGGAAATGCCGGCTCAAAGAGGTCAGATTTTTGGCGCGATTTATCAGTCTTCTTTGCATGGTAATGAATTAACAACTTTATTACCTGATACAGTATTTACACCACAAGCATGGCAGGAGATTCTAGCTAACTGGCAAAGTGATTACCAGTTAGTAGAAGCCAAAGTCGATTTAGCAGCAACGGTGACAAGTATTTTGGAGCTTGCTAATTTAGAATGGCAACAAGGTAAGCGCCCTAACTGGTCGGAAGCTTTACCGTATTATGGACAACATCCTGTAGATGTATGA
- the surE gene encoding 5'/3'-nucleotidase SurE, producing MTIILTNDDGIDAPGIKALAQAVSGKNFIVAAPRDHQSGCGHQVTTTRPINLQRRSDSEYAIAGTPADCIRIAITQISQDVKFVLSGINAGGNLGVDAYISGTVAAVREAAMHGIAGVAISHYRKAKQNFDWELAAKWTAEVLEELLHRPLEPGYFWNVNLPHLQPGETQPELVFCQPCTKPLPANYRIDGDDFYYVGEYGKRERTPGSDVDVCFTGNIAITQLRV from the coding sequence ATGACCATAATCTTAACTAACGATGACGGTATTGATGCACCGGGGATTAAAGCCTTAGCTCAAGCTGTCAGTGGCAAAAACTTTATCGTTGCTGCACCTAGAGACCATCAATCAGGTTGTGGTCATCAAGTTACTACTACTCGGCCAATTAATCTCCAGAGACGTTCTGATAGTGAGTATGCGATCGCTGGTACTCCTGCCGATTGTATCAGAATTGCAATTACACAAATTTCACAGGATGTCAAGTTTGTTTTGTCAGGTATCAACGCTGGTGGTAACTTGGGAGTTGATGCTTACATTTCTGGCACTGTTGCGGCTGTCCGAGAAGCTGCTATGCACGGTATTGCCGGGGTTGCTATTTCTCACTATCGTAAAGCCAAGCAAAATTTTGATTGGGAACTAGCTGCTAAATGGACGGCAGAAGTTTTAGAGGAATTACTGCACCGTCCTTTAGAACCGGGATACTTTTGGAATGTCAATTTACCCCATCTACAACCAGGGGAAACCCAACCAGAGTTGGTGTTTTGTCAGCCTTGCACTAAACCTCTACCAGCCAACTATCGCATTGATGGTGACGATTTTTATTATGTGGGTGAATATGGCAAGCGTGAACGCACACCAGGGAGTGATGTGGATGTTTGTTTTACAGGTAACATTGCCATTACACAATTAAGGGTTTGA
- a CDS encoding lipase family alpha/beta hydrolase — translation MSDATPKNPVVMLHGYSDTGNSFQTWIKKFQENNYDVKIIHICKYVSLSNEINIEDIAEGLDQALAEKLGNNRTFDAIVHSTGMLVIRAWLAKYSSQGYYRLQHLIGLAPATFGSPIAHKGRSFLGALFKGNREWGPDFLEAGTRILDALELGSKFSWDLAHKDLLGETTFYGSDSDTPFVFTFCGTQQFFQSSLINNFLGRITNRVGVPLDGTDGVVRWAGCELRTRKITIDFTKQQPEDKLSISPWKNSGIAHAVRVKDHNHGRIMGDPSSDLVESVFQALQFTSEQDINIWHQTTLKTLSPNDSENAEWQQFIIRAIDDNDEPIPDYYIELATAQNNQWKRIEDFGVDVHVYAQDKSLRCFHVDITKTKNLQNLQIRIVASSNSEYVRYTGYASSAENFDSITDLELDISHILQQKEIKFFYPFTTTLVEIRLKRQTRKRLLQFMAFAESKL, via the coding sequence ATGTCAGATGCAACTCCCAAAAATCCAGTTGTTATGCTCCACGGTTACTCTGATACGGGGAACTCTTTTCAAACGTGGATAAAAAAGTTTCAAGAAAATAATTATGATGTCAAGATTATTCATATTTGTAAATATGTATCCCTATCTAATGAGATTAACATTGAAGATATTGCTGAAGGACTAGATCAAGCTTTAGCGGAGAAATTAGGTAATAACAGAACCTTCGATGCGATCGTTCACTCAACTGGAATGTTGGTGATTCGTGCTTGGTTGGCGAAATACTCTAGCCAAGGTTATTATCGACTCCAGCACTTGATTGGATTAGCACCAGCCACTTTTGGTTCTCCTATTGCCCACAAAGGCCGCAGTTTTTTAGGTGCGCTGTTTAAAGGAAACAGAGAGTGGGGGCCAGACTTTTTAGAAGCAGGAACTCGCATATTAGATGCGTTGGAATTAGGTAGTAAGTTCAGTTGGGATTTGGCGCATAAAGATTTACTAGGTGAAACCACATTTTACGGTTCAGATAGTGATACACCTTTTGTATTTACCTTCTGTGGAACACAACAGTTCTTTCAATCATCATTAATAAATAACTTTCTTGGAAGAATCACAAATAGAGTTGGTGTACCGCTTGATGGTACAGATGGTGTTGTCAGGTGGGCTGGATGTGAACTGAGAACACGTAAAATAACTATAGATTTTACTAAACAGCAACCTGAAGATAAATTATCTATCTCACCCTGGAAAAATAGTGGTATTGCCCATGCAGTGAGAGTTAAGGATCATAACCACGGCAGAATTATGGGTGATCCTAGTTCAGACTTGGTAGAGTCAGTATTTCAGGCATTACAATTTACATCTGAACAAGATATTAATATTTGGCATCAGACAACTTTAAAGACCCTATCACCAAATGATTCCGAGAATGCAGAATGGCAACAGTTTATCATTCGGGCGATAGATGATAATGATGAGCCAATCCCTGATTACTATATTGAATTGGCAACAGCACAAAACAACCAATGGAAACGAATTGAAGATTTTGGTGTAGATGTTCACGTATATGCACAAGATAAGAGTCTACGCTGTTTTCATGTAGACATCACAAAGACTAAAAATTTGCAAAATTTGCAGATACGTATTGTTGCGTCATCAAATTCAGAGTATGTGCGTTATACAGGATATGCTTCTAGTGCAGAAAATTTTGATTCTATTACCGATTTAGAGCTAGATATTTCTCATATTTTGCAGCAGAAAGAGATCAAATTTTTCTATCCATTTACCACAACGCTAGTGGAAATAAGACTTAAGCGACAAACAAGAAAACGATTATTGCAGTTTATGGCTTTCGCTGAATCAAAATTGTGA
- a CDS encoding ATP-binding protein codes for MMTLDANAQTLQYALDYLARVIQWRITSSFHNQEQQAITIPQPPHDLLTAETPLTQFICKHQLNTAEQLTLLIALAPHLQADFFDQLITSQLPQAGDYPQIGGWRGKSHRGFLPTGETILFIVAGNQFSDRFRLQQLFHNEHLFVRERVLYLEPPADGEPLMSGKLIITQDYIDLFTQGHFSSPQFSINFPAQRISTEMEWEDLVLNTQTLDQIHDLKAWITHGSTILYDWGMKRKLKLGYRALFHGPPGTGKTLTASLLGKYTNKEVYKIDLSMVVSKFIGETEKNLANLFAKAESKDWILFFDEADALFSKRTNVRDAHDKYANQEVSYLLQRVENYDGLVILSSNFKSNIDDAFIRRFQAIIHFPLPSSKERLQIWQMAFPFQVELAEVVNLWELATTYELSGADIMNVVQYCCLQTLKRGDTVIHQEDLQAAIKREFGKAGKIV; via the coding sequence ATGATGACGCTTGATGCAAATGCTCAAACCCTGCAATATGCGCTTGATTACCTTGCTAGGGTGATTCAGTGGCGGATCACTTCATCTTTTCACAATCAGGAACAGCAAGCAATTACCATTCCTCAGCCACCCCATGATTTATTAACAGCAGAAACACCTCTAACTCAATTTATCTGCAAGCATCAATTAAATACTGCTGAACAACTGACTCTGTTGATAGCCTTAGCACCCCATTTACAGGCAGATTTTTTTGATCAACTCATCACCTCCCAGTTACCGCAAGCAGGCGATTATCCCCAAATTGGCGGTTGGCGGGGAAAGTCCCATCGGGGATTTTTGCCCACTGGTGAGACAATACTATTTATAGTGGCAGGAAATCAGTTTAGCGATCGCTTTCGTCTCCAGCAACTCTTTCATAATGAGCATCTGTTTGTCCGTGAACGAGTGCTATACCTAGAGCCACCAGCCGATGGTGAGCCTCTCATGAGTGGTAAACTCATCATCACCCAAGACTATATAGATTTGTTTACTCAAGGTCACTTTTCTTCCCCTCAATTCAGTATCAACTTTCCTGCTCAACGCATCTCGACAGAAATGGAATGGGAAGATTTAGTACTCAATACACAGACCTTAGATCAGATTCATGACCTCAAAGCCTGGATAACCCACGGTTCCACCATCCTTTATGATTGGGGAATGAAAAGAAAACTTAAGCTAGGCTATCGGGCTTTATTTCACGGCCCCCCTGGTACAGGTAAAACACTCACCGCTAGTCTTCTAGGCAAGTATACAAACAAAGAAGTTTACAAAATCGACCTGTCAATGGTGGTATCCAAGTTTATTGGTGAAACCGAAAAAAACTTGGCTAATCTCTTCGCTAAAGCTGAGAGTAAAGATTGGATTTTATTCTTTGATGAGGCTGATGCTCTATTTAGCAAACGTACAAATGTGCGTGATGCTCACGACAAATACGCCAACCAAGAAGTTAGTTACCTATTACAGCGTGTGGAAAACTACGATGGATTAGTTATCCTCTCTTCTAACTTCAAGAGCAACATTGATGACGCTTTTATCCGTCGCTTTCAAGCAATAATTCATTTTCCCCTACCCAGTTCTAAAGAGCGATTGCAAATATGGCAAATGGCTTTTCCATTCCAGGTCGAGCTAGCTGAGGTAGTCAACCTCTGGGAACTTGCAACCACCTATGAACTGAGTGGAGCCGACATTATGAATGTGGTACAGTATTGCTGCCTGCAAACCCTCAAGCGAGGTGATACCGTGATTCACCAAGAGGATTTGCAAGCCGCTATCAAGCGAGAGTTTGGTAAAGCCGGGAAGATTGTTTAA
- a CDS encoding efflux RND transporter permease subunit, with product MFVDFFIRRPVFTSVCAIIILLVGAISIPTLPTDRYPEISPTQIVVNANYTGASAEVVENTVTNILERQINGVQGMKYMTSSSSNDGTSTITITFDPSRDKDIAAVDVQNRVSIAQPQLPEAVQRTGVTVSKQSNNILLAMGLYSEQQEYNTVFLSNYADQYIVDALKRLDGVGEARIFGERRYAMRLWLDPNRLASRKLTAQDVIDAINEQNIQVGVGQIGQQPSLPDQMYQIDLQARGRLSEATEFADMVIKTGSDGTLIKLKDVGRAELGAENYSSFLRFRGNEGVGIGIFPTPGSNALEVSKAVKTEMARLAQSFPPGLKYQVAFDTTLFVEESLAEVVKTLIEALILVVLVIFIFLQDWRTTLIPVITIPLTLIGTFAFIKVFGFSINTLTLFGLTLATGLVVDDAIIVVENISRLIEQEGMSPRQAASESMRELFGAVIATSLVLMAVFVPVAFFPGTTGQIYKQFALTIAFSMVISTFLALTLTPSLSALLLRRGQRPRGWLGKIFHQVNRFLDWMRRGYERSLNFLVKVRAIVVLLFLASIALTGWVYLSVPTAFIPEEDQGYFITIIQGPEGVSLNYTSNVMAQVEKEILKLPEVTGTFAIGGFSFSGNSANSGVIFTTLQPWDERQQPGQSAPEIIGKLAGVFSNITEARIFPVSPPPIDGLGSFGGFQFELQDRAGNTGLENLLQVMGEIMMRGNQTPGLQGVFSTFSANTPQMLIDIDRNKAKALQVDVDEVFNTLQSYLGSRYVNDFNFQQRTYRVYVQADAQFRSNPEDIGKLYVRSANDQMISLSNLVTITPATGAQTINHYNLFRSITINGAAAPGYSSGQATTAMEKLAKEVLPASMGYEWSGITAEEQESGGQAPLIFGLGLVFVFLVLAAQYENYVDPLIIMLSVPLAILGALSAQWLRGLSNDVFCQVGLVMLIGLASKNAILIVEFANQLREGGLPIIKATVQASQERLRPILMTSLSFILGVWPLINPIGAGAASRKSLGTAVVGGMIVSTVLSLFVVPILYIVISKIRDRFRPNSPHLPLDSAHDDKIPSTSHR from the coding sequence ATGTTTGTTGACTTCTTTATCAGGCGACCTGTATTTACAAGTGTCTGCGCCATTATCATTTTGCTAGTAGGCGCAATCAGTATACCTACGCTGCCTACCGATCGCTATCCTGAAATTAGCCCCACACAAATTGTTGTTAATGCTAACTATACTGGAGCCAGTGCGGAAGTCGTAGAAAATACGGTGACAAATATCTTGGAGCGCCAAATCAATGGCGTTCAAGGTATGAAGTACATGACATCTAGCAGTAGTAACGATGGTACTAGCACTATTACCATCACCTTTGACCCATCACGGGACAAAGATATTGCCGCCGTTGATGTCCAAAACCGCGTGTCCATTGCCCAGCCCCAGTTACCAGAGGCTGTACAACGTACTGGGGTCACAGTCAGCAAACAATCTAACAATATCCTGTTAGCGATGGGGCTGTATAGCGAACAACAGGAATATAACACCGTATTTTTAAGTAACTACGCCGACCAATATATAGTAGATGCCCTGAAAAGGCTTGATGGTGTAGGCGAGGCGCGGATTTTTGGTGAACGGCGCTATGCTATGCGATTGTGGCTTGACCCGAATCGTCTAGCCAGTCGCAAGTTGACGGCTCAAGATGTGATTGATGCCATCAACGAACAAAACATACAGGTAGGGGTGGGGCAAATCGGACAGCAGCCTTCCCTACCAGACCAGATGTATCAAATAGACTTACAGGCTCGCGGCAGACTCTCCGAAGCAACGGAATTTGCCGACATGGTAATTAAGACTGGAAGCGATGGCACACTCATCAAGCTCAAAGATGTGGGTCGGGCAGAATTAGGGGCGGAAAATTATAGTTCTTTTCTGCGATTCCGAGGTAATGAGGGTGTGGGTATAGGGATATTCCCTACCCCAGGTAGTAATGCCTTAGAAGTATCCAAAGCAGTGAAAACCGAAATGGCTCGGTTAGCGCAAAGCTTTCCTCCAGGGTTGAAATATCAGGTGGCGTTTGATACAACCCTGTTTGTGGAGGAATCCCTTGCAGAAGTGGTCAAGACATTGATAGAAGCGCTGATTCTAGTTGTCTTGGTAATTTTTATCTTCTTGCAGGACTGGCGTACAACCCTGATTCCGGTAATTACCATTCCCCTAACTTTGATTGGGACTTTTGCCTTTATTAAGGTTTTTGGATTTTCCATTAACACCTTAACTTTGTTTGGTCTGACATTAGCTACGGGGTTAGTGGTGGACGATGCAATTATTGTGGTGGAAAACATCTCCCGGTTAATTGAGCAAGAGGGAATGTCACCCCGTCAGGCTGCATCCGAGTCCATGCGGGAACTATTTGGGGCTGTAATTGCCACTTCCTTAGTGTTGATGGCGGTATTTGTTCCCGTTGCCTTCTTCCCAGGTACTACAGGACAGATTTATAAACAGTTTGCCCTGACCATTGCCTTTTCGATGGTCATCTCCACCTTTTTGGCTCTGACACTCACACCTTCCCTTTCAGCCTTATTGCTACGTCGGGGACAGCGCCCCCGTGGTTGGTTAGGCAAGATTTTTCACCAGGTAAATAGGTTTTTGGATTGGATGCGCCGGGGATATGAGCGATCGCTTAATTTTCTCGTGAAGGTTAGGGCGATCGTTGTCTTATTATTCCTCGCTTCTATAGCCTTAACAGGCTGGGTTTATCTCAGCGTACCCACAGCATTTATTCCTGAAGAAGACCAAGGCTATTTCATCACGATCATCCAAGGGCCAGAAGGAGTTTCTCTTAACTACACCAGCAATGTCATGGCTCAGGTGGAAAAAGAAATCCTCAAATTGCCAGAAGTTACAGGTACTTTTGCCATTGGTGGCTTTAGTTTTAGTGGTAACAGTGCCAACAGTGGGGTAATTTTTACTACTCTCCAGCCTTGGGATGAGCGCCAACAACCAGGACAATCAGCACCAGAAATTATTGGTAAGTTGGCAGGAGTCTTCTCCAACATCACCGAAGCCAGAATTTTCCCCGTTAGTCCTCCACCCATTGATGGTTTAGGAAGTTTCGGCGGTTTTCAATTTGAACTGCAAGATAGAGCAGGTAACACTGGCTTAGAAAATTTGCTGCAAGTCATGGGAGAAATCATGATGCGCGGTAATCAGACTCCTGGTTTACAAGGTGTATTTAGTACTTTTAGTGCTAACACACCCCAGATGTTAATTGACATCGACCGCAACAAAGCCAAAGCTTTACAAGTTGATGTAGACGAAGTATTTAACACTCTGCAATCTTACTTGGGTTCCAGGTACGTCAACGATTTTAATTTCCAACAAAGAACTTACCGGGTTTACGTACAAGCAGATGCTCAATTCCGTTCTAACCCTGAGGATATTGGTAAGTTATATGTCCGCTCTGCCAACGATCAAATGATTTCCCTGAGTAATCTAGTGACAATTACTCCGGCGACTGGAGCGCAAACAATCAACCACTACAACCTATTCCGTTCAATTACCATCAACGGTGCGGCTGCGCCTGGTTATAGTTCTGGTCAAGCAACTACAGCTATGGAAAAATTAGCAAAAGAAGTTTTACCCGCCAGTATGGGTTACGAATGGTCGGGGATAACTGCGGAAGAACAAGAATCAGGAGGTCAAGCGCCCCTGATTTTTGGACTAGGCTTAGTCTTTGTTTTTCTCGTGTTGGCAGCTCAATATGAGAACTACGTTGACCCATTAATTATTATGCTGTCAGTTCCCCTAGCTATTTTGGGAGCCTTATCGGCTCAGTGGCTGCGGGGTCTGAGTAATGACGTATTTTGCCAAGTAGGTCTAGTCATGTTGATTGGTTTGGCAAGTAAAAACGCCATTTTGATTGTGGAATTTGCCAATCAACTGCGCGAAGGGGGTTTGCCAATTATCAAAGCCACCGTGCAAGCATCACAAGAAAGGTTGCGACCTATTCTCATGACTTCCCTATCTTTCATTCTTGGTGTCTGGCCATTAATCAATCCCATAGGCGCGGGTGCAGCTAGTAGAAAATCTCTCGGTACAGCCGTGGTGGGGGGAATGATTGTCTCAACTGTATTGAGTTTGTTTGTTGTGCCTATTCTGTACATCGTGATTAGTAAAATCCGCGATCGCTTTAGACCCAATTCCCCACACCTACCGCTAGATTCTGCCCATGATGACAAAATTCCCTCAACTAGTCATAGATGA